A region of Mycolicibacterium brumae DNA encodes the following proteins:
- a CDS encoding SDR family oxidoreductase, whose protein sequence is MGNGKNPSVDGLRVLITGGARGIGAATAELFAARGARVWIGDVDDDVCAATAAALGVNGGRLDVTDMASWRDFVARVESEDGPVDILVNNAGVMPLGPLADEREEVRDLILDVNVRGVLNGMQAVVAGMVERGRGQIINVASMAGMIAIPGMVTYNASKFAVLGASLAARQEYLGTGVSVSAILPSAVRTELSSGATLGGGMPTVDPQDVAAAILEVTGSKAARRSVPKWVAPAWDARSFVPEGVQNVARRLIDDRRALTSIDVDGRAAYTDRLERQAREHGEISEAAK, encoded by the coding sequence TTGGGCAACGGCAAGAATCCCTCGGTCGACGGCCTGCGGGTCCTCATCACCGGAGGAGCGCGCGGCATCGGCGCGGCGACCGCCGAACTGTTCGCCGCCCGCGGCGCGCGAGTATGGATCGGCGACGTCGACGACGACGTGTGCGCGGCCACCGCGGCCGCTCTCGGCGTCAACGGCGGACGCCTCGACGTCACCGACATGGCGTCCTGGAGAGACTTCGTCGCCCGCGTCGAATCCGAGGACGGACCCGTCGACATCCTGGTCAACAACGCCGGCGTCATGCCGCTGGGCCCGCTGGCCGACGAGCGCGAAGAGGTCCGGGACCTGATCCTCGACGTGAACGTGCGCGGCGTGCTCAATGGCATGCAAGCCGTGGTGGCCGGCATGGTCGAACGCGGTCGCGGTCAGATCATCAACGTCGCCTCGATGGCCGGGATGATCGCCATCCCCGGCATGGTCACCTACAACGCCAGCAAGTTCGCGGTGCTCGGCGCGTCCCTGGCCGCCCGGCAGGAATACCTCGGCACCGGGGTGAGCGTCTCGGCCATCCTGCCGTCGGCGGTGCGCACCGAACTGTCCTCCGGCGCGACGCTCGGCGGCGGGATGCCGACCGTCGACCCGCAGGACGTCGCAGCCGCGATCCTCGAGGTCACCGGCTCGAAGGCCGCCCGCCGATCGGTGCCGAAATGGGTCGCCCCGGCCTGGGACGCCCGCAGCTTCGTGCCCGAGGGTGTGCAGAACGTGGCCCGCCGGCTCATCGACGACCGTCGTGCGCTGACCTCC
- a CDS encoding SRPBCC family protein has translation MARYVSETVFPAPREIVYDVFADREGYSRFMPVGSKLVRAGKDQRQGVGAVHKIGLGPIGASEEIVELVPGEKIVYKVVGGLPVRSHIGAIVLADHPEGTLVTYSMDSTPSLPVPDAVIVPVLRGLTTTLVKGAAKESKRRAGNR, from the coding sequence ATGGCCCGCTACGTCAGCGAGACCGTTTTCCCGGCCCCGCGCGAGATCGTCTACGACGTGTTCGCCGACCGGGAGGGATACAGCAGGTTCATGCCGGTGGGATCCAAGCTGGTGCGCGCCGGCAAGGATCAGCGCCAGGGCGTCGGCGCGGTGCACAAGATCGGCCTCGGCCCGATCGGGGCCAGCGAGGAGATCGTCGAGCTCGTTCCCGGCGAGAAGATCGTGTACAAGGTGGTCGGCGGGCTGCCGGTGCGCTCGCACATCGGCGCCATCGTGCTGGCCGACCACCCGGAGGGGACGCTGGTGACCTACTCGATGGATTCGACTCCGTCGCTGCCGGTGCCCGACGCCGTGATCGTCCCGGTGCTGCGCGGCCTGACCACCACTCTGGTCAAGGGCGCGGCCAAGGAATCCAAGCGTCGGGCCGGCAACAGGTAA
- a CDS encoding DoxX family membrane protein: MIRQIARPLLGSVFVYSGFRALTNPAPVVDRAKPLIDTAAEMEFPVASPQLDDQTLARAYGGVQLGAGLLLAAGKLPRLASLVLAGSLAPAAVTQQFWAESDPVARQEKTMRFLKDASLMGGLLIAGFDTEGKPGVKWRARKLAARASDRFSDDSHHIDVDEYVDKAKHAAAVAAERLGDGKDVAAERISGFVEAAKPRVEHAANVVAERASHAAAVAKPRLEQAAAVAGEKAVDAQAALEDAAVELRDRSKNVRAEAKSRFRR, from the coding sequence GTGATCCGCCAAATCGCCCGTCCGCTCCTGGGATCGGTCTTCGTCTACTCCGGATTCCGAGCGCTGACCAACCCCGCTCCGGTGGTCGACCGGGCCAAGCCGCTGATCGACACCGCGGCCGAGATGGAGTTCCCGGTGGCGTCCCCGCAGCTCGACGACCAGACCTTGGCGCGCGCCTACGGTGGCGTGCAGCTGGGGGCGGGGCTGTTGTTGGCGGCCGGCAAGCTGCCGCGGTTGGCGTCCCTGGTGCTCGCCGGTTCGCTGGCGCCCGCCGCGGTGACGCAGCAGTTCTGGGCGGAGTCGGACCCCGTCGCCCGGCAGGAGAAGACCATGCGGTTCCTCAAGGACGCCTCCCTGATGGGTGGGCTGCTGATCGCCGGCTTCGACACCGAGGGCAAGCCGGGGGTCAAGTGGCGGGCCCGCAAGCTGGCCGCCCGCGCCTCCGACCGCTTCTCCGATGACTCGCACCACATCGACGTTGACGAGTACGTCGACAAGGCCAAGCACGCCGCCGCCGTCGCCGCCGAACGGCTCGGTGATGGCAAAGATGTGGCCGCAGAACGGATCTCGGGCTTTGTCGAGGCCGCGAAGCCGCGCGTCGAGCACGCCGCGAATGTCGTCGCCGAGCGGGCCTCGCACGCGGCCGCGGTCGCCAAACCCCGGCTGGAGCAGGCCGCCGCGGTCGCCGGCGAGAAGGCCGTGGACGCCCAGGCCGCCCTCGAGGACGCGGCCGTCGAGCTGCGTGACCGATCCAAGAACGTCCGCGCCGAAGCGAAGAGCCGCTTCCGGCGCTAG
- a CDS encoding Rho termination factor N-terminal domain-containing protein has protein sequence MPQRDPGPSVKDKELYEKLRDEGNSKEKSARIANAAADTSRSAVGRRGGKSPSYDEWTVDELRERAAELDIDGRSSMNKNELIDALRKH, from the coding sequence ATGCCACAGCGTGACCCCGGGCCCAGCGTCAAAGACAAAGAGCTCTACGAGAAGCTCCGCGACGAGGGCAACTCGAAGGAGAAATCGGCGCGGATCGCCAACGCCGCGGCGGACACCAGCCGCAGCGCCGTCGGCCGCCGCGGCGGAAAGTCCCCGTCCTACGACGAGTGGACCGTCGACGAACTGCGTGAACGCGCCGCGGAACTCGATATCGACGGCCGTTCGTCGATGAATAAGAACGAACTGATCGACGCTCTCCGAAAGCACTGA
- a CDS encoding DoxX family protein: protein MIRRIARPLLGSFFVYSGFRALVNPTPVAAAVEPLIDTATDLNLLGGASQPDNLTLARAYGGVQLGAGLLLATGKLPRISSLALAGTMAPATVTHRFWDEPDDAARQQKAADFLKDASLIGGLMIAGFDTEGKPGVQWRARRLAKKAAKKAAALGLVADQTVHLAEYADRAKAAAANLGERFEDRSSAAAERISDAVDAAKPRVEHAASVAAERASHAAAVAKPKISHAAAVAAEKAADAQVVLSDKVGDLHEKSAELRARAKSRVRR from the coding sequence ATGATCCGCCGTATCGCCCGACCGCTGCTGGGTTCGTTCTTCGTTTACTCCGGATTCCGGGCGCTGGTGAACCCCACCCCAGTGGCCGCCGCAGTCGAGCCGCTGATCGACACCGCCACCGACCTCAACCTGCTGGGCGGGGCGTCGCAGCCGGACAACCTGACGCTGGCGCGGGCCTACGGCGGAGTCCAGTTGGGCGCCGGGCTGCTGCTGGCCACCGGGAAGCTGCCGCGGATCTCCTCGCTGGCGCTGGCCGGAACCATGGCCCCGGCGACGGTCACCCACCGCTTCTGGGATGAGCCCGACGACGCCGCCCGCCAGCAGAAGGCGGCCGACTTCCTCAAGGACGCCTCCCTGATCGGCGGCCTGATGATCGCCGGCTTCGACACCGAAGGCAAGCCCGGGGTGCAGTGGCGGGCCCGACGGCTGGCCAAGAAAGCCGCCAAGAAGGCAGCGGCGCTCGGTCTGGTCGCCGACCAGACGGTGCACCTCGCCGAGTACGCCGATCGCGCCAAGGCCGCCGCGGCGAACCTGGGGGAGCGCTTCGAGGACCGCAGTTCGGCTGCGGCCGAACGGATCTCGGACGCCGTCGACGCCGCCAAGCCGCGCGTCGAGCACGCCGCGAGTGTGGCCGCCGAGCGCGCCTCGCACGCGGCGGCCGTGGCCAAGCCGAAGATCTCGCACGCGGCCGCGGTCGCCGCGGAGAAGGCCGCCGACGCCCAGGTTGTGCTCAGCGACAAGGTCGGCGACCTGCACGAGAAGTCCGCGGAGTTGCGGGCCCGGGCGAAGAGCCGCGTGCGCCGCTGA
- a CDS encoding SDR family oxidoreductase, whose product MHTDTQPQVALVTGASCGLGAEVARQLAQNGAQVIVAYRDNRDDADAVVADIRGAGGEARALETDILDGDSVSAMTDDIRRQFGHIDTLVLNATAVPVSADAKAAKRDAQRKFVAAALELMAPGSRIVFVTSNQAHFYPNKGVLKGYEPILASKRDDESDLYAMRPEISRRGVACTVVTGDFLEAAEDSPEAQALAHQHDPAVPQVAAAVALATVQPLPASIVYADTSAPAANPGAILPDRLLSQLATWHESTAVGRKVREFANVS is encoded by the coding sequence ATGCACACAGACACTCAGCCGCAGGTCGCGCTGGTCACTGGCGCATCCTGCGGACTCGGCGCCGAGGTCGCACGCCAGCTCGCGCAGAACGGCGCGCAGGTCATCGTCGCCTACCGGGACAACCGGGATGACGCCGACGCCGTCGTCGCCGACATCCGCGGCGCCGGCGGAGAGGCCCGCGCCCTGGAGACCGACATCCTCGACGGCGACTCCGTCTCCGCGATGACCGACGACATCCGCCGCCAGTTCGGCCACATCGACACCCTGGTGCTCAACGCCACCGCGGTCCCGGTGTCCGCCGACGCCAAGGCCGCCAAGCGCGACGCGCAGCGCAAGTTCGTCGCCGCCGCCCTGGAGCTGATGGCCCCCGGCTCGCGGATCGTGTTCGTCACCAGCAACCAGGCGCACTTCTACCCGAACAAGGGTGTGCTGAAGGGCTACGAGCCCATCCTGGCCAGCAAGCGCGACGACGAGTCCGACCTCTACGCCATGCGTCCGGAGATCAGCCGCCGCGGTGTCGCGTGCACCGTCGTCACCGGCGACTTCCTGGAGGCCGCCGAGGACTCCCCGGAGGCGCAGGCGCTGGCCCACCAGCACGATCCGGCCGTCCCGCAGGTCGCCGCCGCCGTCGCGCTGGCGACCGTGCAGCCGCTGCCGGCCTCGATCGTCTACGCCGACACCAGCGCGCCGGCCGCCAACCCCGGCGCGATCCTGCCGGACCGGCTGCTGAGCCAGCTGGCCACCTGGCACGAATCCACCGCCGTGGGCCGCAAGGTCCGGGAATTCGCCAACGTCAGCTGA
- the ppk2 gene encoding polyphosphate kinase 2 produces MTVPRRVREEQELKPYQVELLKLQRCLEDENRRMIVLFEGRDAAGKGGTIRRVTRYMNEKHYRVVALGKPTEEQRSQWYFQRYVAQFPTGGEMVLFDRSWYNRAMVEPVFGFCTDEEHRNFLKGVVGFEKDLVRQGTILVKLYFSVTKEEQARRFERRRDDPLRQWKLSEIDVQAQEHWDDFTDAKYQMLRRTSTNDAPWTIIRSENKHSARLNAFRVILNAVNYSGRGDDVDFVPDPNIVIPAAQELALMDADRIRSGKFTG; encoded by the coding sequence ATGACCGTCCCACGCCGCGTGCGCGAAGAGCAGGAACTGAAGCCCTACCAGGTCGAACTGCTGAAGCTGCAACGCTGCCTCGAGGACGAGAACCGCCGAATGATCGTGCTGTTCGAGGGCCGCGACGCCGCGGGTAAGGGCGGCACCATCCGTCGGGTCACCCGCTACATGAATGAGAAGCACTACCGTGTCGTCGCCCTGGGCAAGCCCACCGAGGAGCAGCGCAGTCAGTGGTACTTCCAGCGCTACGTCGCCCAGTTCCCCACCGGCGGGGAGATGGTGCTGTTCGACCGCTCGTGGTACAACCGCGCGATGGTGGAGCCGGTGTTCGGCTTCTGCACCGACGAGGAGCACCGCAACTTCCTCAAGGGTGTGGTCGGGTTCGAGAAGGACCTGGTGCGTCAGGGCACCATCCTGGTGAAGCTGTATTTCAGCGTCACCAAGGAGGAGCAGGCCCGCCGGTTCGAGCGTCGTCGCGATGACCCGCTGCGGCAGTGGAAGCTCTCGGAGATCGATGTCCAGGCTCAAGAGCACTGGGACGACTTCACCGACGCGAAGTACCAGATGCTGCGTCGCACCAGCACCAATGACGCCCCGTGGACGATCATCCGCTCGGAGAACAAGCACTCCGCCCGGCTCAACGCGTTCCGCGTCATCCTCAACGCGGTGAACTATTCGGGCCGCGGGGACGACGTCGATTTCGTGCCGGATCCCAACATCGTCATCCCGGCCGCCCAGGAACTCGCTTTGATGGACGCCGACCGCATCCGCAGCGGCAAGTTCACCGGATGA
- a CDS encoding TetR/AcrR family transcriptional regulator — protein MLVKPCPDFGRPLRRDAEKNRQRIIDAARDLFAAKGLEPNLNDVAKHAGVGVGTVYRRFPTKAELIEAIYADVLDKLTALGEAALAAENSWDGFVCYVWQMCERTATDRASREIVFSKAYGGERVREARDRLVPVVRRLVERAQDDGYLRVGVESADTPIFALLVGTVSEFAGEVDPQLWRRYVAMLLDGMRARTDQGALPVPALDEDGMDRVMMTWEPAGPC, from the coding sequence CTGCTCGTGAAGCCCTGTCCCGACTTCGGTCGCCCGCTGCGCCGCGACGCCGAGAAGAACCGGCAGCGCATCATCGACGCCGCGCGCGACCTGTTCGCGGCCAAGGGCCTGGAACCCAACCTCAACGACGTCGCCAAGCACGCCGGCGTCGGCGTCGGCACCGTCTACCGGCGCTTCCCGACCAAGGCCGAGCTCATCGAGGCGATCTACGCCGACGTGCTCGACAAACTCACGGCGCTGGGCGAGGCGGCGCTGGCCGCGGAGAACTCCTGGGACGGATTTGTCTGCTACGTGTGGCAGATGTGCGAGCGCACCGCCACCGACCGGGCCTCCCGCGAGATCGTGTTCAGCAAGGCCTACGGCGGCGAGCGGGTCCGCGAGGCGCGTGACCGGCTGGTGCCGGTGGTGCGTCGGCTCGTCGAGCGCGCCCAGGACGACGGCTATCTGCGCGTCGGGGTGGAGTCGGCGGACACCCCGATCTTCGCGCTGTTGGTCGGCACCGTCAGCGAGTTCGCCGGTGAAGTGGACCCGCAGCTGTGGCGACGCTACGTCGCGATGCTGCTCGACGGCATGCGCGCCCGGACCGATCAGGGCGCGCTGCCGGTGCCGGCCCTCGACGAGGACGGCATGGACCGGGTCATGATGACCTGGGAGCCCGCCGGGCCCTGCTGA
- a CDS encoding MmpS family transport accessory protein, whose translation MLRRTWLPILIVVAVTAGGLAVFNLRKVFGAHPVIVTEITSDNAEDFNPTVVTYEVYGTGSLGVINYMDLDGVPQRAEDVPLPWTLTLSTTLPSVQPNIMASSDGDQINCRVTVDDEVKDERTATGLNAQTFCYVKAA comes from the coding sequence TTGCTCCGACGTACGTGGCTGCCGATCCTGATCGTGGTGGCGGTGACCGCCGGCGGGCTGGCGGTGTTCAACCTGCGCAAAGTGTTCGGCGCGCACCCCGTGATCGTCACCGAGATCACCTCCGACAACGCCGAGGACTTCAACCCCACCGTGGTGACCTACGAGGTCTACGGCACCGGGAGTCTCGGCGTCATCAACTACATGGACCTCGACGGCGTGCCGCAACGCGCCGAGGACGTGCCGCTGCCCTGGACGCTCACGCTGAGCACCACCCTGCCGTCGGTGCAGCCCAACATCATGGCCTCCAGTGACGGCGACCAGATCAACTGCCGGGTGACCGTCGACGACGAGGTCAAAGACGAGAGGACGGCGACCGGATTGAACGCCCAGACCTTCTGCTACGTGAAGGCAGCATGA
- a CDS encoding RND family transporter, with product MTAPAVHAAHKEHTGLPRLIRTLALPIILGWIVIVAMLNTLVPQLEVVGKMRAVSMSPNDAPSMIAVKEVGKVFQEYDTSSSVMIVLEGDEPLGLDAHVFYDQMVRDLRADTKHVQHVQDFWGDTLTAKGAQSRDGHAAYVQVYISGDQGETLANESVETVRQIATEREKPDGLNVFVTGSAATSHDQNLVGDASMRTIEGVTFLVITIMLLLVYRSVVTTLVVLAMVVVSLAGARGVVAFLGYNELFGLTTFASNMLVTLAIAASTDYAIFLIGRYQEARRNGEDKKSAFFTMYHGTAHVVLASGLTIAGATLCLHFTRLPYFQTMGIPLSIGMVVVVVIALTLGPAVITVVTRFGKILEPKRSGRSALWHKVGTATVRWPGAILVCAIVASLIGLLALPGYHTSYNDRIYLPKDTPANLGYDAAFRHFSQAKMNPDLMMIEMDRDLRNPADFLVIDKIAKALRNVHGIAQVQTITRPDGDPIKHSTLAYTVGQSGSAQIMNNDYAQANLDNLLQQADDLQSSIDAMTEMMSIQDELAAVSQRMSDKMNVTSEDMNDTRDHLADFDDFFRPIRNYLYWEPHCANIPVCWSMRSIFDTLDGIDTLAGDFEDIVPEMQKMAALMPRMVAVMPAQITSLKNQKKTLLTQYQIQKAQQDQAMAMQENATAMGEAFDTAKNDDTFYLPPEAFETADFQRGLKLFLSPDGHAVRFTIIHQGDPLTPEGTSRIEPLKVAAADAIKGTPFEGAKIYLGGSSATYNDMQIGANYDLLVVAAAALVLIFVIMLVLTRAVVASAVIVGTVVLSLASAFGLSVLLWQHIIGIPLHWMVMPMSVIVLLAVGADYNLLLVSRIKEEIGAGLNTGIIRAMVGTGSVVTAAGLVFAFTMMSMSVSNLVTIGQVGTTIGLGLLFDTLVVRSLMTPSIATLLGRWFWWPQHVRQRPLPQPWPKPREVEEAAV from the coding sequence ATGACCGCCCCCGCCGTGCACGCCGCGCACAAGGAACACACCGGCCTGCCCCGACTGATCCGCACGCTGGCACTGCCGATCATCCTGGGCTGGATCGTCATCGTCGCGATGCTCAACACGCTGGTCCCCCAGCTCGAGGTCGTCGGCAAGATGCGCGCGGTGTCGATGAGCCCCAACGACGCGCCGTCGATGATCGCGGTCAAGGAAGTCGGCAAGGTCTTCCAGGAGTACGACACCTCCAGTTCGGTGATGATCGTGCTCGAAGGCGACGAGCCGCTGGGCCTGGACGCGCACGTCTTCTACGACCAGATGGTCCGCGACCTGCGCGCCGACACCAAGCACGTGCAGCACGTGCAGGACTTCTGGGGCGACACCCTGACCGCCAAGGGCGCCCAGAGCCGCGACGGCCACGCCGCCTACGTGCAGGTCTACATCTCCGGCGACCAGGGCGAGACACTGGCCAACGAATCGGTGGAGACGGTCCGCCAGATCGCCACCGAACGCGAAAAGCCCGACGGGCTCAACGTTTTCGTGACCGGGTCGGCGGCCACCAGCCACGACCAGAACCTCGTCGGCGACGCCAGCATGCGCACCATCGAAGGGGTGACCTTCCTGGTCATCACCATCATGCTGCTGCTGGTCTACCGCTCCGTGGTGACGACGCTCGTCGTGCTGGCGATGGTGGTGGTCTCCCTCGCCGGCGCCCGCGGCGTGGTGGCCTTCCTCGGCTACAACGAGCTGTTCGGCCTGACGACGTTCGCCTCCAACATGTTGGTGACGCTGGCGATCGCGGCGTCCACCGACTACGCGATCTTCCTGATAGGCCGATATCAGGAGGCCAGACGCAACGGCGAGGACAAGAAGTCGGCGTTCTTCACGATGTATCACGGCACCGCGCACGTGGTGCTGGCCTCCGGGCTGACCATCGCCGGCGCGACGTTATGCCTGCACTTCACCCGGCTGCCGTACTTCCAGACCATGGGCATCCCGCTGTCGATCGGCATGGTGGTCGTGGTCGTGATCGCCCTGACGCTGGGGCCGGCGGTGATCACCGTGGTCACCCGGTTCGGGAAGATCCTGGAGCCCAAGCGAAGTGGCCGCTCGGCGCTGTGGCACAAGGTCGGCACCGCGACGGTGCGCTGGCCCGGCGCGATCCTGGTCTGCGCGATCGTCGCGTCGCTGATCGGCCTGCTGGCGCTGCCCGGCTACCACACCAGCTACAACGACCGGATCTACCTGCCAAAGGACACCCCGGCCAACCTCGGGTACGACGCCGCGTTCCGGCACTTCTCGCAGGCCAAGATGAACCCGGACCTGATGATGATCGAGATGGACCGGGATCTGCGGAACCCGGCGGACTTCCTGGTCATCGACAAGATCGCCAAGGCGCTGCGCAACGTGCACGGCATCGCGCAGGTGCAGACCATCACCCGGCCCGACGGCGACCCGATCAAGCACTCCACGCTGGCCTACACGGTCGGTCAGAGCGGCAGCGCTCAGATCATGAACAACGACTACGCGCAGGCCAACCTGGACAACCTGCTGCAGCAGGCCGACGACCTGCAGTCGAGCATTGACGCGATGACCGAGATGATGAGCATCCAGGATGAGCTGGCCGCGGTGTCGCAGCGGATGTCCGACAAGATGAATGTCACGTCCGAGGACATGAACGACACCCGCGATCACCTGGCCGATTTCGACGACTTCTTCCGCCCGATCCGCAACTACCTGTACTGGGAGCCGCACTGCGCGAACATCCCGGTGTGCTGGTCGATGCGATCGATCTTCGACACGCTCGACGGAATCGACACCCTGGCGGGTGATTTCGAGGACATCGTGCCCGAGATGCAGAAGATGGCGGCGTTGATGCCGCGGATGGTCGCGGTGATGCCGGCGCAGATCACCTCGCTGAAGAACCAGAAGAAGACCCTGCTGACGCAGTACCAGATCCAGAAGGCGCAGCAGGATCAGGCGATGGCGATGCAGGAGAACGCCACCGCGATGGGCGAGGCGTTCGACACCGCCAAGAACGACGACACGTTCTACCTGCCGCCGGAGGCGTTCGAGACCGCCGACTTCCAGCGCGGACTGAAGCTGTTCCTGTCGCCGGACGGACATGCCGTGCGGTTCACCATCATTCACCAGGGTGACCCGCTGACCCCGGAGGGCACTTCGCGGATCGAGCCGCTGAAGGTCGCCGCGGCGGACGCCATCAAGGGCACGCCGTTCGAGGGCGCGAAGATCTATCTGGGTGGCAGTTCGGCGACCTACAACGACATGCAGATCGGCGCGAACTACGACCTGCTGGTGGTCGCCGCCGCGGCGCTGGTGCTGATCTTCGTGATCATGCTGGTGCTGACCCGGGCGGTGGTCGCCTCGGCGGTGATCGTCGGGACGGTGGTGCTCTCGCTGGCCTCGGCGTTCGGATTGTCAGTTCTGTTGTGGCAGCACATCATCGGCATTCCGCTGCACTGGATGGTGATGCCGATGTCGGTGATCGTGTTGCTGGCCGTCGGCGCGGACTACAACCTGCTATTGGTGTCCCGGATCAAGGAGGAGATCGGCGCGGGCCTGAACACCGGCATCATCCGGGCAATGGTCGGCACCGGCTCGGTGGTCACCGCCGCCGGTCTGGTGTTCGCGTTCACCATGATGTCGATGTCGGTCAGCAACCTGGTCACCATCGGCCAGGTCGGCACCACGATCGGCCTGGGTCTGCTGTTCGACACGCTGGTGGTGCGCTCGCTGATGACGCCATCCATCGCGACCCTGCTGGGCCGCTGGTTCTGGTGGCCCCAGCACGTGCGGCAACGCCCCCTGCCCCAGCCGTGGCCGAAGCCGCGGGAGGTTGAGGAGGCCGCGGTTTAG
- a CDS encoding PPOX class F420-dependent oxidoreductase, translated as MTQQPLPDGLIDLLRRPAPCFVATLMPDGAPQLTETWVHTDGEHVVLNIVEGMQKARNLAREPRIALNVVDPDDLTRYYGVRGRAVSMTTEGGAESIDEIAHKYTGAPYANYGGDTQKRIIVTVEADRVTPPFGG; from the coding sequence ATGACCCAACAACCACTTCCCGACGGGCTGATCGACCTGTTGCGCAGGCCGGCCCCATGTTTCGTGGCGACGCTGATGCCGGACGGCGCGCCGCAGCTCACCGAGACCTGGGTGCACACCGACGGCGAGCACGTCGTGCTCAATATCGTCGAGGGCATGCAGAAGGCGCGGAACCTCGCCCGGGAACCCCGGATCGCGTTGAATGTCGTCGACCCCGACGATCTGACCCGCTACTACGGCGTGCGCGGTCGCGCGGTGTCCATGACCACCGAGGGTGGCGCCGAGAGCATCGACGAAATCGCGCACAAGTACACCGGCGCTCCGTACGCGAACTACGGCGGCGACACGCAGAAGCGCATCATCGTCACGGTCGAGGCCGACCGGGTCACCCCGCCGTTCGGCGGCTGA
- a CDS encoding SRPBCC family protein, whose amino-acid sequence MSTDERVVSATRLIRADPVTIFELIADPAQQPRWDGNDNLSTAPDGQRVRAVGDVFTMTLTNGHVRENHIVEFEEGRLIAWRPSPVDAPQPGHLWRWELRPVDGGAEVTHTYDWTQLTDESRFSRARATTSEKLAASVDRLAAVAEA is encoded by the coding sequence ATGAGCACCGACGAGCGCGTCGTCTCGGCGACCCGGCTGATCCGAGCCGATCCCGTCACCATCTTCGAGTTGATCGCCGATCCCGCCCAACAGCCACGCTGGGATGGCAACGACAACCTGAGCACCGCCCCCGATGGCCAGCGGGTGCGGGCCGTCGGCGACGTCTTCACCATGACGCTGACCAATGGCCATGTGCGGGAGAACCACATCGTCGAATTCGAGGAAGGCAGGCTGATCGCCTGGCGTCCGTCACCGGTCGACGCTCCGCAGCCTGGTCATCTGTGGCGCTGGGAACTCCGGCCGGTCGATGGCGGCGCCGAGGTGACCCACACCTACGACTGGACGCAGCTGACCGACGAGTCCCGGTTCTCCCGCGCGCGGGCCACCACGTCCGAGAAGCTGGCCGCGTCCGTGGACCGACTGGCGGCAGTCGCCGAGGCGTGA
- a CDS encoding DUF6670 family protein translates to MNRFVTAGLRRAATMALKVLDDADAASQRPFAEPEILAPNLDSRRFGWTHYGVMIPDLPEPHRFLSVMSLIGATGALAFDTDHALPGPPRRTAAVVAGTAASHPGHFGAYLFGDDFTATSDGSDLRFGDDLRLTGRYPHFRLTGTPGGVDVDLKLTCSDTATWFFHSAVYKHLGLLTEYRGTLTATETIEVEGLCSFEYAACPSPYLARKSPLPPKSKAPLDYFVYQIVNLDAENQVLLSQYCFGGVPLFTIAYHRARHGRSTTFRDVRFDVTAVRDTPEATPYGIPMPVPAATRFQVRDDAGQVWLDLHATMDSPFTYGLGSGFVTGFSHQSRWRGAEVAGRGYLEYIDRRAR, encoded by the coding sequence GTGAATCGATTCGTCACCGCCGGGCTGCGCCGGGCCGCAACCATGGCCCTGAAAGTGCTCGACGACGCCGACGCCGCGTCGCAGCGCCCGTTCGCCGAACCGGAGATCCTGGCGCCCAATCTGGATTCCCGCCGGTTCGGCTGGACCCACTACGGCGTGATGATTCCGGACCTACCCGAGCCGCACCGGTTCCTCAGCGTCATGTCACTGATCGGCGCGACGGGCGCGCTGGCGTTCGACACCGACCATGCGCTGCCCGGCCCGCCGCGGCGCACCGCCGCCGTGGTGGCCGGGACCGCCGCCTCCCATCCGGGCCACTTCGGCGCCTACCTGTTCGGCGATGACTTCACCGCCACCAGCGACGGCTCAGACCTGCGCTTCGGCGATGACCTGCGGCTGACCGGCCGCTACCCACATTTCCGGCTCACCGGCACACCCGGCGGAGTCGACGTCGATCTGAAGTTGACCTGCAGCGACACCGCGACGTGGTTCTTCCACTCCGCGGTGTACAAACATTTGGGCCTGCTCACCGAGTACCGCGGAACCCTGACCGCCACCGAGACCATCGAGGTCGAGGGGTTGTGCTCATTCGAGTACGCCGCCTGCCCCAGCCCGTACCTGGCGCGGAAGTCACCGCTACCGCCGAAAAGCAAAGCCCCGCTGGACTATTTCGTCTATCAGATCGTCAACCTCGACGCCGAAAATCAGGTCCTGCTCAGCCAGTACTGCTTCGGCGGGGTACCGCTGTTCACCATCGCCTATCACCGGGCACGACACGGCCGGTCGACAACCTTCCGCGATGTCCGCTTCGACGTGACCGCGGTGCGAGACACACCCGAGGCCACCCCGTACGGCATCCCGATGCCGGTGCCGGCGGCCACCCGCTTCCAGGTCCGCGACGACGCGGGTCAGGTGTGGCTCGATCTGCACGCCACCATGGACTCCCCGTTCACCTACGGGCTGGGTTCGGGGTTCGTTACCGGATTTTCTCACCAATCCCGTTGGCGCGGTGCGGAAGTAGCCGGCCGCGGTTACCTGGAGTACATCGACCGACGAGCGCGGTGA